The Alcaligenes faecalis sequence AAGACCTTGTTTCGCCGCGATGCCCCCGTCATGGCCCTGGCGGTTCCCGGCCATCCCGTTACCCGTACCGAACGCATCAGCCTGAAAAGCCTTCTGGCACACCCTCTGGCCTTGCCCGGCCCGGACACCACCGTGCGGCAAATGATGGATGTGGCCTGCAGCGCACAGAACCTGAGTCTGGACCCGGTATTCAGCAGCAATCACATGCAGTCTCTGCATCAATTTGCCTTGTCCGGCGCAGGCGTGACGGTGTCAGCCTTGCTCTCGGCTCGTCACCTGATTGAGCAAGGTTTGCTGCAAGCCAGCTTCATCCATGAACGCGGTTTGCTGAACCGCCAAATTGAAGTACAGGCCCTCGCTGGCCGCCGCTTGCCAGCTATTGTTCGCCGCTTTCTGGACGAGTTGTTGCCGCAGCTTGAAGTAGACCCGTCAGTCTTGCCAAAATAGCAATGCTGACCTGCTTATTTGTTGCTGGTTCGGCATCTTTGCCTTTTCTATCATCTCCTGATTGAGGAGATAGCCATGACAACATTCAGCAACATCGCAAACACCGCACAGTCCCCTTCGATCCGCCGCCCCTGGAGACGTTTTGCCCAAACCCTGTTGGGCGCCGTTCTAGCGGTCAGCAGCGTGGCTGCCCATGCCAGCGAGTGGCCTGATCGCTCCATTCGCCTGATCGTGCCCTTCCCGACCGGCGGCGCGACCGACGTCATCAGCCGACTGATTGCCGAAAGCGCCGCCAAGGCGATGAACGCCAACATTGTCGTGGACAACCGCACAGGCGCAGGCGGCACCATTGGCTCAGCCGAAGTAGCCCGCAGCAAACCCGATGGCTACACGCTTTTGTTCACCACCAGCAGCACTCACGCCATTGCACCGCATCTGTACAAGTCCCTCCCCTACGATGCAGAAAAAGACTTCACCCCCATCGCTCATTTGGGCGATGCCGCCAGCGTCTTATTGGTGAACCCGTCCGTACCCGCCCACACCTTGCCGGAACTGATTGAGTACACCCGCGCCCATCCCAATGAGCTGAACTACGCCAGCAGCGGCAATGGCACCATCGTGCACCTGGGCACCGAGGCCTTTTTGAATCAGGCCAATATCGTCATGTCGCATGTTCCGTACCGGGGAACTGGTCAGGCCATTAACGATATGCTGGGCGGCTCCATCCATGTTTTACTGGACGCCATCCCCACCGGAATGCCGTATGTGAACAGCGGCCAATTGCGTGCTCTGGCGGTGACAGGCCCACAGCGTTCGCCGCTGGCCCCGAACTTGCCCACCTTTCAGGAGTCTGGCTTGCCGGGCTATGAGTCAGTTACCTGGTTTGGTCTGTATGCGCCCGCCGGCCTGCCCGATGATATCCGTGACAAAGCTTATGAGGCATTCACCCATGCCGCTCAGGACCCCAGCGTACGCTCACGCCTGCAAACCTTGGGCGTGGATCTGCCCCGCAGCACCAGTCGAGAAGCGTTTATCTCTCTGGTCCGCGAGGACAGCGCACGTTGGCACAGCCTGATCCAACTGACTGGAATACAGATTCAATGAACAAGACTGACAACTGTATGGACTGGAACAACCCCTACCCATCCGCCCGCTCTGCGGTGCTTGGCCAAAACATGGTCA is a genomic window containing:
- a CDS encoding tripartite tricarboxylate transporter substrate binding protein, which produces MTTFSNIANTAQSPSIRRPWRRFAQTLLGAVLAVSSVAAHASEWPDRSIRLIVPFPTGGATDVISRLIAESAAKAMNANIVVDNRTGAGGTIGSAEVARSKPDGYTLLFTTSSTHAIAPHLYKSLPYDAEKDFTPIAHLGDAASVLLVNPSVPAHTLPELIEYTRAHPNELNYASSGNGTIVHLGTEAFLNQANIVMSHVPYRGTGQAINDMLGGSIHVLLDAIPTGMPYVNSGQLRALAVTGPQRSPLAPNLPTFQESGLPGYESVTWFGLYAPAGLPDDIRDKAYEAFTHAAQDPSVRSRLQTLGVDLPRSTSREAFISLVREDSARWHSLIQLTGIQIQ